tTCTGGTGCgatgcatatttattcatttatagtaTCCGCACAAGGTACAAACAtggtggctcacagcaagaaggtcggtcgctggttcgagtcccagctggggtcagttggcatttttgtgtttttgcatgttttccctgtgtttcccccacagtccaaacacatgcactataggtaaattgaataaactaaattggtcatagtgtatgagtgcgtgtgtgtgaatgcaagagtgtatgggtgtttcctagtactgggttgcagctggaagggcatccgctgtgtaaaacatatgctggataagttggcatttcattccgctgtggcgacctctgataaataagggactaagccaaaggaaaatgaatgaatgaatgaatgaatgagtatccACATTTGAAATGTGACCTTGATATGTTTTCTTTAATACAGCTGAaatacagcagcagcagcattacCTGGTTACAGCCATGAACAGGTTGGACAGTGGCCTGCGCCATGCGCTTCAGCATGAAGGTATAACACATGCAGATGGTGATCAGAGGAAGCAGGTAAACAGCCAGGAAGGAGTAAAGGAGATAAGCTCTCTTATGAATGACTGAAGGAAAGGTCTCTGTGCAGTACGTCTGTGGGCCGAACCAGAATGAAGACTCTGTGTGCTGATACAACGCAATCGGCACCGAGAGCAGCGAAGAACCTGCgattaaaaagcatttatttgacaACATccaatgaaaatgaaaactaaacaaCGCAAACCAACACACATGACAAATCtgatagtaatttacagtaaatactatagtgtttttgaatcatactatagtaaagtatttcaattcaattcacctttatttgtatagcgcttatacaatgtagattgtgccaaagcagcttcacataaaaggtcacagtaaatacttagtaaatacacagtaaatacagtaaGTACTTGAGCTAATCTGCTATGGTATatagcaaccacctaaaacacCCAAGCAGTGCTTTAGTAActacttagaacaccctagcaacgccttagaaaccactcagaacacccagCAAGCAATGttttagcaaccaatcagaacacactagcaactCTCTAGCAACgcattagcaaccgcctagcaacgtcttagcaaccattcagaacatccTAACAACCACCAaacaacaacttagcaaccacttagaacatcccagaaaccgcctagcaacaccatagcaaccatttagaacactctagcaacctcCTTGCAATGCCTTAGTAACTActgagaacaccctagcaaccactttgcaatgccttagcaaccactcagatcaccctagcaactgtctgGCAACgcattagcaaccacctagcaatcactcagaacaaccttaacaaccacctagaATCCCCAAGCAATGCCCTAGTAACTActtaaaataccctagcaaccgcctagcaacaccttagcaaccactcaaatgCCCAAGCAACTATCTagctacaccttagcaaccactcagacaATGttttagcaaccaatcagaacactttagcaactgTCAAGCAATgcattagcaaccgcctagcaacatcttagcaaccaatcagaacatcctaacaacaccttagcaaccatttagaacaccctagcaacccccttGCAGTGCCTTAGTAActacttagaacaccctagcaaccgctttgcaatgccttagcaaccactcagaccGACATAGCAACTgtctagcaacaccttggcaaccactcaGACCACCCAGCATGTTttggcaaccaatcagaacaccctagcaactgtctagcaaagcattagcaaccacctagcaatcactcagaacaccttagcaaccatctaaaaccctctagcaatgccttagtaaTCACTTACAataccctagcaatgccttagcaatcactcagaacacttcagcaaccatctagcaatgcattaacaaccgcctagcaacgtcttagcaaccactcagaacatcctagcaacaccttagcaaccacctagaacatcctagtaaccgcctagcaacaactacATATATACAATTATGGCTAGCAACCACTCAgaccaccctagcaactgtctagCAATGCATTAGCAACCGCctatcaaccactcagaacatcctagcaaccacctagcaacaccttagtaaccacctaaaACATCCTAgtaatcacctagcaacaccttagcaaccatttagaacactctagcaaccgcctagcaacgggTTAGCAATTTCGGCCAAATTAGCGTCACATTTCTATGAGTGTATACTAATGACAAGCTGTGAAAAGAAAATCTAGAATAAATGAAATCTGTCTACTGAAAGACTGTAGTGATTTTCATACATATCCAGATAGTGGTGCATACAGACAGAGCCATCTGTGGAGTTCGGTGATGGAGCGACTGCAGCGGGTACACGGTCACGTAAAAACGGTCCACACTCATCGCAGACAGAGTGATACAGGTCGCCTGAGCCGTTACCTGTGAGTTCAGTAGAAACAAAAAAAGTTGCTTAAAAGACAATATATTTAGcatatgtacagctgaagtcggaattattagccctcctgtatattttcctcAATATCAATGTGAACCAGGCTCTTGTATCCCAaattcccagaatgcattgcgcTGTAATGACACATTGGCCGCGTCtgaaactgcatacttccatactatacagtacgccaaaacaaagactctagaatacacaagacatgtcactcgtatacttttgaatggggaaaagtgtaactgtcaatatgctgaattaagccccgccttctagtacagtagccaatcggcgatcgctatagaatggcaattctctgggggaggggctgacaccagacatgagtttcggcagattttgtgtgatacgagcatttagaaatgaaactaaagacacagtcgTTGTTCAATTTTATCGGTTATTCGTAATACGAAATGTAATGGTAAGCTTGGcgagtagttttggagaatttgatgttttctttgacgagaggcgtttcaaagatggccaccgagtgaaaggacttgccttaaagggactttggctaAAATCAGTaagcaagccgagtagtatgtctgaattaatAGAATTCGAAattcagtatgcgagaagtatccggatgacttactacttccggcgagattctgaagtgtgcatcccatgctTGCTGTGCTATCCCAttatgccccgcgagagaattcataaatgggagtgaagcgacgcaaggTAGGTCACGtaaccatgacaaaatggcggatgtagtaggtccgaattccattcatacttcttacattcatactgtatagaacgtacttttccaACGGCCGattagtacgtttaaattcaaatgctggACCTACTGAGTAGTAGTAGTTCGGACATAGCCCTAGCCATTCTACATTCATacgattttatttgtattttaaatataggcaccttccctaaaccctacaGCCATTGGGGATTGAGCAAATCgtcctaaaatgtacaaatgagaacGTACAAATTTATAccaattagccaccaaatcaaaaggttacgaattgATTTCGCAAGTTTTACTataagattgtgttggatattctgACATTATATGGATATTCTGACAAAGCCGGTCTGCAGACAACAGAAAGTCGGAGTTGACAGAAAATTGATAAGTGTAGCGTAAACACTGGCTTTGTTTTCGCGCATTTTTGCCATTAAAGTCTGTGAAATCcgtatttacaatgtttatttagctagcgcacattgttattctttaggcgAAGAATTAATCCATGCTTAAACCaagttcattaattttccttcggcttagtctctgatttatcaggggttgtcaaagcggaatgaaccgccaacttatccagaatatcttttacgcagcggatgcccttccagctgcaacccagtactgggaaacatccatacacactctttcacactcatacactacggccaatttagttaatcaattcccctatagcgcatgtgtttggactgtgggggaaaccggagcacccggagcaaacccacgccaacatggggagaacatgcaaactccacacagatatgacaactgatccagccaagacttgaaccagcgacaatcttgctgtgaggacaaaccactgagccaccgtgccaccctccaTGCAAATTAACAGAGTTGGGCAGTAGCTAACTACATTTCTCTACATTTACAGcgtggcagtagcgtcgctactttataaatccaatagcttttcattagcgaagctatttttttagtcaaatagcgcagtagcgtccacacaagctacgtttaccgatcgcggatcaatacGTGACcgcaccaacattcacggagcagtgaggccggtgtctagcagATGAAGGTAAacccatatgatggcgagaatgacgatttcttcttcttcctgatttacgatggttgacaacaaactttttggtgcgttactgccacctttcACTCTAGTCTGTGACatcgcaaatcaatcattgggctgacacgagaaacttgcttgacgGAAAGATGAGGTAgaggagttatatatatatatttatagtttacagtagtaaagtctcaagtatactatggtaattactattatttcatgatagttattgatgatactacaatatgtacgtgtaatttaatgcttattcgtaaatatcccctttactatgaattactatagtattttaaatgcgtaacaccaggttttattggattttttgtttatatactataatttgtttctgtttggtacaatattatttacagtaaataactgaacaattctgcctcaaatgatttattgacagttttagtgatcactaagatattaaagataatttaagttgcttcgatttaaaaattaaaattgcaaaaatagcttaaatttagctaagctacttttgcaaagtagcttttagcttcgCTTGGTGCAtctcccagggtgtagcttttagtgtagttaagctacattttaagtagtgtagctaatagcttggctcactacatttttcaagtagcttgcccaacactgcaagTTAATCCATTAAAACGAAAAGTTTGCTTCGGTAATCTTCAATCTAAGTCTTGAGCATTCGCTTCTGTGTTTGGAGGGGCGGGGCttttctgttgatgtcagtttgacacttcagtcacaatattcttagccacacccctcctattgttagtttgctacaagggaatgacgcacaaaaagaaagccccgccctctactcgactttcatttcagttggaagtacatcaatacactgaaataaaacttaaaggtgctgtatgtgagtttttgactcttctaaagcataaaaacaccatgatatatttgcagatatttcagaaacatgccaagtgaacgttcttgtttatctgaaatcaatgctgaagtcagatattctgctttgaaaatgtgtgtgttacgtgccagaacgtctgtctttgttttggtcattttaaccaacccaatgccagtttagccaattatatttcagcagcccgggttgccttgatggaaaacagcgtatttcattcattcagtcaggaaggctctcaaagcatgcgctcGTGACCTatatgtgacctctggtggacagtagcagactccgaaatgagacgcagattcagagtcccacttgaggtggttattaaatagcaaataatataaatattacgagcgtaaacattaggtgagcaggttatattgtaaaCGCGTCCCCTAACAACACGatatgtgacgagatttgcagtaatAATCTATTCggttgtttgcaccagacgaaacaccacagaaatgtaaatacagccattcagaagcgcaGAATactgcactcactcatgaaataggaaggtttataatctaattaatacacccTTTCTGTTGTTTAGcaagaagccgtttctaatatatcaattcgaggtgttggttcgGACAAaagctccttttaatatggaggaTATTCATTGAAATCAGGTGCCGTTGCTTTtgtttagaacacggtttaaatcagccttcaggCTCGATCATTAGACTctctgttggtcctcaatctggcaacctgcgcttgcatttgttttgatccaggaatgcaatacctagatcaaccactgggtgtcaaacttacatattgcacctttaagttcaagttcacgcagactttaagcATTAATAAAGATGCCAAACTTATatgatgaaagaaatcagtttaAAAGCTCTGACCTGTTGCAGATAATTGACCAGGCGACACATAAAATCCCCAAATATCCAGCTAGGAAGAACGTACACAGTGGCAGTGAAGGGAACGCAGCAAACCAGGAAAAGTATATCTGTGGTGGCAAGATTAACTGAAGAGGGAagcaaaaaacaaatgtattactCTCATAAACGCTGTCaagtatatacagtacatcataATCAGAGAATCTTTATACCTATGTAGAGGTTTGTAACCGTCTTCATCTGCTGGTTTTTAATCACTACATAGATGACTATTAGGTTACCCACCAAACCCACAAACATGATGAGTGTGAAAAACACCGGGACGAGCCACGTGTCGGTCAGAGGAGCGAGGCTCTGAAATCTCTGATCCGACTGATTGCAATGATAAATATTTGCGTCATAATTGCATATAATGTGCTCTGCATCGCCAGTACTGTTAGTTTCTGCCATCAGACTCGCTGAGAGAAATAACCTGAAACAAAAACATACAGTAGAAGACTAAATTATCATTAATATAAGTGAATTATTTCcaattattttccaaattatgtttaacggagcaaggaatttttcacagtatttcctataatattttttcttctggagaaagtctcatttcttttagtttggctggaataaaagcagtttttacatttgtaataattatttttttggtcaataaatattattatttgccCCTTAAAATGTCCTTTTTGGAACAAACTACTGTTGTGCAATGATTAgctaacctagttaagtctttaaattaaaaGCTGAATAGtggtatcttgcaaaatatctagtcaaacattgcgtgctgtcatcatgacaaagactaaATAAGTGTGTTATTagacattaattattaaaacaattatgattaaaatggggtgtcacagtggcacagtgggtcgcatatttggctcacagcaagaaggtcgctggttcaagtcccggcttggccagttggtatttctgagtttgcatgttctcctcgtgttggcgtgggtttcctccgggtgctccggtttcccccacagtccaaacacataggggaattgaataagctaaattggccgtagtgtgtgtgtgtgaatgggtatttcccagtactcggttatgctggaatagttgggggttcattccgctgtggcgacccctcatgagTTTGGCTGGacgaagccaaaggaaaatgaatgaatgataatcttctctccattaaacagcacttggaaaatattttaaaaagtattataatttcacaaggcagcttttaattttgacttcatctgtatagatcaggggtcaccaatcttgttcctggaggtccggtgccctgcagggtttagctccaacttgcctcaacacacctgcctgggtgtttcaagtatatctgtaagaccttgattagcttggaGCTCCAGGAACAAGTTCGGTCACTTGAAATGgactgcatttcttaactcctaatgtcgctagttaacgcactcaatgcattttttttcaacacaccccataatttctaaaatatcaacctctaacaaatggttgatatgtcgctttatagtaaaagtaccagaattaatacatatactatgaaaaattccttaAATCTtcacaattttataattatttttcttatctctctctctctctctctcttttttggaATATGACCCTTAGTTTTTAATAATTGCAATCTATAATTGTAATCTGGCATTTTCTACATTTAATCTCATTTATcctgaataattatttaataaaaaacctTTAAACTCTTTAACTGCCCACAAAGAAATAAAATTGCGTTTCTTAACTCCTGATGTCGCTAGTTAAcgcactcaatgcattttttttcaacacaccctataatttctaaaatatcaacctctaacaAATGTTTGACACGTCGGTTTATGATAAAAGTACCAAAGTTAATACATATACAATGAAGAATGTGAAAATATGaggtgtaagaccaatttattaaaaacatattcaaaataaaacattttttacaccAAATCATCtctattttttgaagtatgccataaaatatttcagattctcatttaacatacTTTCCtgttacaataaaaccaaaatcaagtgcaGAAGTGCAACAGGATGTCGGCACCAATAACCTAGTGGGGAATGTGTGCCGAGATATAGCACtgacgtgctcacggcgacccgagttcaattcccggctcgaggtcctttgccgatccttcccctctctctgctcccaatgctttcctgtctgaaatctccactgtcctatccaacacaatctcacggcaattcgtaacttttttttttgtggctaattcgtacaaattcgtacgatctaattcgtacaatttagtatgatttgctcatcctccaatgacggttgggtttaggggcggggttaggtgccacgcctcctttttaaaatcgtaccatttcgtacgactgaactcgtacgaattcgtacgaattagccactaaactgtcaaaacgtaaaatacttacgttttctcgtgagatcaggctgtcctatcataataaaggtaaaaaacctctaaacaatttttaaaaaattataataataataaaaaaaagaagtgcaACAGGATCCTGTTTGATTTtgttgtaaaccaacaatgctgtgtgtgtaaaccattatttaaatcagtcattctttaaatgattatttaatacagtcaaaatatggtctaGAGCAGGCAGTTAAGGAGTTAAGATGACAGAACTGTCATACAGAGATTCCAATCACTAAACAAAAGCATAGAAACTTCATATCTTATTAAAATGCTGAGCTGGAAAGCTGTAAATGTCCAGCAGAAGAGAGAAGTAAAATGTAAGTTAAGAATTATTATGGAATTGGATCATGACTCTCAGAATCAGATTAAAACTGCtgttttgccttcaactgtatgtctgttttataataaatatgtatattaattatacataaatataaatattaatcttcTGAACAAATACTGCATAAGATCAAATATGTTTCAaattaaacaactaaacaaaacctCAATCTAAACTTAAGCATGAAATATAAGGTTGTTTATATACATGTAGTTAATCAATATAATTCagtatgcatttatatatttaattgcacacacacacacactattaaatccagtaatatattacatatatttattggATATTAATAATTGTGTAGTATACCAGCCACACTAAactgtaacattaaaaacacCTGCAATAATAACGGTAAACTTTTATAGCCTGTAGCATTACAACAATTATTATTGCATatttcttataattattattgcatcACAAGATTGCCATTAAACATCATGCAGATTTGTCAAGACATAAATTCACAGTAATTTCTCAGCAATATAACGCTTCATTTGAAGACTACATTTGCATAGATGTAACAGCTTACCTCTTTCAAGTGTTGTTATGGGAAGCACTGCTCCATGAACATGCAACTGTAGTCCGGTGTGAAGGTTTCACAGCTGCTGATGTTTCTCCTTCaatacagtaaacacacacacacacactgcatttataTTCATGGGCTGCACGGGGAGGAGCAAAACACCTTTAGGTCACTTCAAAAACTGATATACTCCAATTTATTTAGATATTAATTAGCATTTTCAAGCTTTTAATCAAGTAAAAAAATTGCACccggttttgtttttgttttgatagcacattataattattattattactattaatgttGCTGTTTTGGTTTACGGTGTATAATAGTCGATTCAAGTTTTTCACAACAATTATCATTCCCATTATCATACTATTAAAGCCAGTGTAGTCctataaaaaaaaaggtggtgtactattacacccaacccaaattttaaatgaaagtaggcaaagaaacgacgaaagtcaatgtttctttgattcattagatatatatatatatatatatatatgctagcCTTGCCAATCGTAgcttttttacttactttctttactggcttattacttaaCATTTAAtgggttcctttaaacatcagtcAGACATTATTTTTGATGTCACATtcatgcatgcttgttttaaaccaaactgtTAGGAGTCTGTCctctgttgtcgctattatatactagtagtttcccttttatatagcatattgttacgcgattcatgagtagtctttgcctcatcgttgttagtgttatatatatatatatatatatatatatatatatatatatatatatatatatatatatatatatatatatatatatatatatatatatatatagtgtcgaTCCCTGTATAGCGGTaggcacgattaagacaaatgtgagaTACTGTTGTGTTGTACAGGgagattttaggattttcaatttggcggatcaggaacagatcattttggggtaaacaaagaaaaatgtatatacatttacacacatatacatgtttaagtaagaatttaaaaaatacactaaaattagggaagtttaatcagaaaaataagtgagtatactgagggtatatgcaattattgatcctcagaagtggtaatacccaaacagctcatggaaaaaagtaagcatactgagtatacgtgcgtatagtaaggactacaccactgattaaAGCACAGAAAATGTTAAGCCCATCCAACCAGCGCTATACAGTCAGAGAAAGCACTGTAgtttttaatttagcaatttGACCAGATTGTATAGAATATTTCTTAATTCACGAgtgttttcagtgtatttatGGGCATGAATTGCACTACAGGACATTAAAATCGGCTGTTATAGTCACTATTTCCAACATTTCGGCATCAAAAGATGTTGTAGGAAAGGTTAAGCTCCCATAATTTAATTGAAAGCATAAACACAAAAACATCAATTACATGatgctaaaaactgttaatttacagatattttcatagtgtatttatgggacagttcacccaaaagtgaaaattagccatgatttactcaccctcaaggcatCCTATAGGGTTCAATCGCTTTCTTCTTTCAGTCGAATAAAAAAATGTCTCATTCAAGCTCTGGAAAGTTCAAAACAAGTCCTATAAAATGAATCCATCCATATTAAAAAGTGCTTCACACGGCTTCGGAGGTTAATAAAGTGAATCTTGATGGTTCTAATGTGTTCaggatttattatttttctatgttGAATTCTTGTGTTTTATTGCGTGATTTATTCTCTGTTGTTGTAgagctttgggttttagaaaagtgcattataaataCAGTGTATTATTATTGAGGGTGAAGCCAATTGatgtatttatgaaaaaaattatacttgATAAAGTATTTTTCATGCTctgttacattattattatacatataatatatatgagcaatatcacacgagtagcagtgtgatatggctgtatatcggcactggtgggaggcgtgcgttggcatatacagccatattacactgctactcgtgtgatattgcatttatacaacagttcgaaggCATTATCGTGTGTATAAATCAgcaaatcaaacacggagagtctaaaaacctttttgtatgaggaactactttctaccgccgttcattcacatctgcagctgacgtcagaacagcagaaaccgctgctgATTCATTAATGCACTTTAGAGCTGTATTTGAaggattctctagcgtaatgtctaatgtgaagacaaaacaggtgattttgctgatattttaagattataaggctgaacagcatgaaatgtcatcagtctacagagatttcccagtatttctctgttgaaatcgggagatcacaataattaactcagAAAAattcaaagcaaagcaaacactagcagattactatggtataaatacagcactacaacatacaaaagagagagattgaggtagaatgtcacttacctgttttataatgatttgatcagctgtagattgaatttatgctgtttttctcctctaagggcttattatgcagtctctgttgccatcttgtggtggcATGTCAATtgcctttgctctgctcaatgtgACAAGC
This Danio aesculapii chromosome 5, fDanAes4.1, whole genome shotgun sequence DNA region includes the following protein-coding sequences:
- the kiss1rb gene encoding KISS1 receptor b is translated as MAETNSTGDAEHIICNYDANIYHCNQSDQRFQSLAPLTDTWLVPVFFTLIMFVGLVGNLIVIYVVIKNQQMKTVTNLYIVNLATTDILFLVCCVPFTATVYVLPSWIFGDFMCRLVNYLQQVTAQATCITLSAMSVDRFYVTVYPLQSLHHRTPQMALSVCTTIWICSSLLSVPIALYQHTESSFWFGPQTYCTETFPSVIHKRAYLLYSFLAVYLLPLITICMCYTFMLKRMAQATVQPVHGCNQISLQTSAERVEAVRSRVSRMVVVMVLLFLLCWGPIQILILLQAFCAEEVSRSYTLYKLKIWAHGMSYSNSSINPVIYAFMGANFRKAFRSVCPLIFKRRSTEPLATYNREMNFLSS